A window of uncultured Litoreibacter sp. contains these coding sequences:
- a CDS encoding MATE family efflux transporter: MAVTPRNTFTNGPLGTIYLKTALPIILVMGMNGLLSVADALFLGIYVGPDALAAVTLMFPIYMLIVALSTLVANGMSSLLARSLGAADMDGARATFAGAHGLAIALGALLILLFVLIGQPVALLAAGGTESLAELGVVYLRITVFFSPLLFMLSVNSDALRNEGRVGFMAAMSLLVSIANIAFNFVLIAMLDMGVAGSAYGTAAAQALAFLIILAFRFRGETSLRPATLLSHSLSRNWGAILALGAPQSLGFIGLALGSAAIITALQWVGRPGYADTITAYGIITRVITFAYLPLLGLSFAMQTIAGNNYGASLWSRSDASLRMAIWGAFLYCSIVQIVVMSLPAQIASTFVNDVAVIAEVARILPLMTCVFFLMGPLMMIAAYFQAIGAAGKAALLGLTKPYAFAIPLTFLLPVWLGEIGIWAAGPVAEAMLAGLTGLVLWKTARKSTLHWGLFHAQKGAAS, encoded by the coding sequence ATGGCTGTTACCCCCAGAAATACGTTTACCAACGGGCCCCTTGGGACCATTTACCTCAAAACCGCATTGCCGATCATTCTGGTGATGGGAATGAACGGGCTGTTGTCCGTCGCGGACGCGCTGTTTCTTGGCATTTACGTCGGTCCCGACGCATTGGCAGCCGTTACCTTGATGTTCCCGATCTATATGCTGATCGTGGCGCTTTCCACATTGGTGGCCAATGGCATGTCGAGCCTTCTCGCGCGGTCGCTCGGTGCCGCCGATATGGACGGAGCACGCGCCACATTTGCGGGCGCGCACGGTTTGGCCATTGCGTTGGGCGCTCTTTTGATCCTGTTGTTTGTCCTCATTGGGCAACCGGTTGCCCTGTTGGCAGCGGGAGGGACGGAATCACTGGCAGAGTTGGGCGTCGTCTATCTTCGGATCACGGTCTTTTTCTCACCACTGCTGTTCATGCTATCCGTCAACTCTGACGCCCTGCGCAACGAGGGGCGCGTCGGCTTCATGGCGGCGATGAGCCTTTTGGTCTCAATAGCAAACATCGCGTTCAACTTCGTCTTAATCGCTATGTTGGACATGGGCGTGGCCGGGTCTGCCTATGGCACCGCAGCGGCACAGGCGCTCGCCTTCCTGATCATTCTCGCATTTCGCTTCCGCGGCGAGACTTCCCTGCGACCCGCGACGCTGCTGTCCCATTCATTGAGCCGGAATTGGGGGGCAATCCTTGCATTGGGCGCACCTCAAAGCCTGGGCTTCATCGGGTTGGCGCTTGGATCGGCGGCGATTATCACAGCTTTGCAATGGGTTGGTCGGCCAGGTTATGCCGACACCATCACGGCCTATGGGATCATCACCCGCGTCATCACCTTTGCCTACCTGCCACTGCTGGGGCTATCCTTTGCCATGCAAACGATTGCGGGCAACAATTACGGCGCCTCGCTCTGGAGCAGGTCGGATGCCAGCTTGCGCATGGCGATATGGGGGGCATTTCTCTACTGCAGCATTGTGCAGATCGTTGTGATGAGCCTTCCCGCCCAAATCGCCAGCACCTTTGTCAACGATGTGGCAGTCATCGCCGAAGTGGCACGCATTTTGCCGCTGATGACCTGTGTGTTCTTCCTGATGGGGCCGTTGATGATGATTGCCGCCTATTTTCAGGCGATTGGGGCTGCCGGCAAAGCGGCCCTGTTGGGGTTGACCAAACCCTATGCCTTTGCAATCCCACTAACGTTTTTGCTGCCTGTTTGGCTTGGGGAGATCGGAATTTGGGCTGCCGGCCCCGTTGCCGAGGCAATGTTGGCCGGTCTGACGGGATTGGTGCTTTGGAAAACGGCGCGAAAATCGACCCTGCATTGGGGCCTGTTTCATGCTCAGAAAGGAGCCGCGTCATGA
- a CDS encoding Na+/H+ antiporter subunit C: MEFLVASAIGILTAGGLYLVLRLRTFPVILGISLLTYAVNVFLFASGRLTVGAPPILTDATTYTDPLPQALVLTAIVISFGMTAVIVMIALGAYLGADDDRVDDPKGEPEFDTEEDAQ, translated from the coding sequence ATGGAATTTCTCGTCGCTTCCGCCATTGGCATTCTCACCGCCGGGGGCCTGTATCTGGTTCTGCGCCTGCGCACCTTCCCGGTGATTCTTGGCATCTCGTTGCTGACCTACGCAGTGAACGTGTTTCTGTTCGCGTCGGGTCGTCTGACGGTCGGTGCGCCGCCGATCCTGACGGATGCCACGACATACACCGATCCGTTGCCGCAGGCCCTGGTGCTGACGGCGATTGTGATCTCTTTCGGGATGACGGCTGTCATCGTGATGATCGCGCTGGGCGCTTATCTGGGGGCCGATGATGACCGTGTCGACGATCCCAAAGGCGAGCCGGAGTTTGACACCGAGGAGGACGCCCAATGA
- the mnhG gene encoding monovalent cation/H(+) antiporter subunit G, with the protein MSLETVGIFAIALSLLIGIIFTLVAAIGLLKLNDSMTRLHAPTKAGTVGVGAFLMASIINSYTFQDGSLHELLIMAFLFVTAPVSANFIAKVNIHRRACDALPEPPQDDTWSTLNVPEADLEIEEMTSEQSS; encoded by the coding sequence ATGAGCTTGGAAACCGTTGGCATCTTCGCAATTGCGCTGTCACTGCTGATTGGCATCATCTTCACGTTGGTGGCCGCGATTGGCCTGTTGAAGCTGAACGATTCCATGACGCGGCTGCACGCACCAACCAAAGCGGGCACTGTCGGGGTGGGGGCGTTCCTGATGGCGTCGATAATCAATTCCTACACGTTTCAGGACGGCTCACTGCACGAGCTCTTGATCATGGCCTTCCTGTTTGTCACCGCGCCGGTCTCGGCCAATTTCATCGCCAAGGTGAACATCCACCGCCGCGCCTGCGACGCGCTGCCCGAGCCGCCGCAAGATGACACATGGTCTACCCTGAACGTGCCCGAGGCTGACCTCGAGATTGAGGAAATGACGTCGGAGCAGTCTAGCTAG
- a CDS encoding K+/H+ antiporter subunit F, with product MTLATDLMNWALSASFIIVAGSQIMAMIRLWIGPSTGDRILSLDTMVINAIALIVLLGIHQGTQIYFEAALIIAMLGFVSTVAYARFVLRGDIIE from the coding sequence ATGACCCTAGCCACAGATCTGATGAATTGGGCGCTGTCTGCGTCGTTCATAATCGTCGCGGGGTCGCAGATCATGGCGATGATCCGATTGTGGATTGGGCCAAGCACCGGTGACCGCATTTTGTCGCTCGACACCATGGTCATCAACGCGATAGCGCTGATCGTGCTGTTGGGCATCCACCAGGGCACCCAGATTTACTTTGAGGCCGCGCTGATTATCGCCATGCTGGGGTTCGTCTCAACCGTGGCCTACGCCCGGTTCGTGCTGCGGGGGGACATCATCGAATGA
- a CDS encoding monovalent cation/H+ antiporter subunit D, whose product MTHWLILLVVLPAFMAPFIVLAARYHIVIQRVISVAGVVALIAIAAGLAAQASDGTVTLYQLGDWAAPFGIVLVGDRLSTLMALLTAVLALFVLLYAIGSKWDTRGWHFHALFQFQLMGIMGAFLTGDLFNLFVFFEVLLIASYGLMIHAGGTVRLRAGVQYVLFNLLGSTLFLFALGAIYAETGTLNMADLAQRVQLIDASDTVGIRIAAVLLLMVFAIKAAVVPLHFWLPSSYAEAPGPVAALFAIMTKVGAYAIIRVYTLIFSPELEVTAGLHGWWLLPAALVSLAIGMVGVLAARKLDRLVAFSVIGSMGMVMVAISLFTPTATAAALYYIVHSTLAAGALFLISDLVRTGRRNNLHLTAQAPMEGAALTAGLFFVAAIAMAGLPPLSGFVGKLLVLDAGFDTPYMAWVWAVVLGSSLVSVVGFARAGSVLFWKAEGLAKEVSDDGEEEAGRPEAPSVLSYVAVGGLIALLVAHTVFAGPVTRYTSEIAGQLYAPDGYISTVLDTPGKLSGDKAVKEEH is encoded by the coding sequence ATGACGCATTGGTTGATCCTTCTGGTCGTTCTGCCTGCCTTCATGGCTCCGTTCATCGTGCTGGCTGCGCGGTATCACATTGTTATCCAGCGGGTGATTTCCGTTGCGGGCGTCGTGGCGCTCATCGCGATTGCCGCGGGGCTGGCCGCGCAGGCCTCTGATGGAACGGTCACGCTCTATCAGCTGGGGGATTGGGCCGCGCCATTTGGTATTGTGTTGGTTGGCGATCGGCTGTCCACGCTGATGGCGCTGCTTACAGCGGTGCTGGCGCTGTTTGTTCTGCTCTATGCCATCGGGTCAAAATGGGACACTCGGGGTTGGCATTTCCATGCTTTGTTCCAATTCCAGTTGATGGGCATCATGGGCGCGTTCCTGACGGGGGATTTGTTCAACCTGTTCGTGTTCTTCGAGGTGCTTTTGATCGCGTCTTACGGGTTGATGATCCACGCAGGCGGTACGGTGCGGCTGCGGGCAGGGGTGCAATATGTGCTGTTCAACCTTCTGGGTTCAACGCTGTTCCTGTTCGCGCTGGGCGCGATCTACGCAGAGACGGGCACGCTCAATATGGCGGACCTCGCGCAGCGGGTGCAGCTGATCGACGCGTCCGATACCGTCGGCATTCGCATCGCCGCCGTGTTGCTGCTGATGGTCTTCGCCATCAAGGCCGCCGTGGTGCCGCTGCACTTTTGGCTGCCCTCCAGTTACGCCGAGGCACCGGGTCCGGTGGCCGCACTCTTTGCGATCATGACCAAGGTGGGCGCCTATGCGATCATCCGGGTATATACGCTGATCTTCTCGCCAGAATTGGAGGTCACCGCGGGCCTGCACGGTTGGTGGCTATTGCCTGCCGCGTTGGTGTCGCTGGCGATTGGTATGGTCGGCGTGTTGGCCGCGCGCAAGCTGGACCGTCTGGTGGCGTTCTCAGTCATTGGGTCAATGGGCATGGTGATGGTGGCAATCTCGCTTTTCACACCGACGGCCACGGCGGCGGCGCTATACTACATCGTGCATTCTACGTTGGCCGCGGGTGCGTTGTTCTTGATCTCGGACCTTGTCCGCACGGGACGCCGCAACAACCTGCACCTCACCGCACAGGCCCCTATGGAGGGCGCCGCGCTGACGGCGGGGCTGTTCTTTGTGGCGGCCATTGCCATGGCGGGCCTGCCGCCGCTGTCGGGCTTTGTCGGCAAGCTGCTGGTCCTCGATGCTGGCTTTGATACGCCCTACATGGCGTGGGTCTGGGCGGTGGTGCTGGGCTCCAGCCTGGTCAGCGTGGTTGGCTTCGCCCGCGCGGGCAGCGTGCTGTTCTGGAAGGCCGAAGGGCTTGCCAAAGAGGTTTCCGACGACGGTGAAGAGGAAGCCGGTCGCCCCGAAGCGCCATCCGTCTTGTCCTATGTTGCCGTTGGTGGTCTCATTGCATTGCTGGTTGCGCACACGGTGTTTGCAGGCCCTGTGACGCGCTACACCTCAGAAATCGCGGGCCAGCTATACGCGCCAGACGGCTACATCTCGACGGTTCTGGACACGCCTGGCAAGCTGTCGGGCGACAAGGCCGTGAAGGAGGAGCACTGA
- a CDS encoding protein-L-isoaspartate O-methyltransferase encodes MTDFAANRTMMVDTQVRPSDVTKFPIIDAMLTVRREAYVPSARREVAYVDANIGLQPGRVILEPRTLAKMLDAMEVEQSDVVLNIGAGLGYTAAVLSRMAEAVIAVEQDETLAKDAEAALIEQGADNVVVIEAPLAEGAAKHGPYDAILIEGAVEMVPAALTDQLKDGGRIAAVFAKGALGECRIGYKIDGNVSWRLAFNAGAPVLPGFEAEKAFSL; translated from the coding sequence ATGACTGACTTTGCCGCAAACCGCACCATGATGGTGGACACTCAGGTCCGCCCGTCTGACGTGACCAAATTTCCTATCATCGACGCCATGTTGACGGTGAGGCGGGAGGCCTATGTACCGTCCGCGCGCCGCGAGGTGGCTTATGTGGACGCAAACATTGGGCTGCAACCCGGCCGTGTCATCTTGGAGCCGCGTACCTTGGCCAAGATGCTGGACGCGATGGAGGTGGAGCAATCCGACGTGGTGCTCAACATCGGGGCAGGGCTTGGCTACACGGCGGCGGTTCTGTCGCGCATGGCGGAGGCCGTGATAGCGGTTGAGCAGGACGAAACCCTCGCCAAAGACGCAGAGGCCGCGTTGATTGAGCAGGGCGCCGACAACGTCGTGGTGATCGAGGCACCGCTCGCTGAAGGCGCTGCCAAACACGGGCCGTACGACGCCATTTTGATTGAGGGCGCCGTCGAAATGGTACCGGCTGCTCTGACTGACCAGCTCAAAGATGGTGGCCGCATTGCGGCCGTTTTCGCGAAAGGCGCGTTGGGCGAGTGCCGCATTGGCTACAAAATTGATGGCAATGTCAGCTGGCGGCTGGCGTTTAACGCAGGGGCACCGGTTCTTCCCGGATTTGAAGCCGAAAAGGCATTTTCCCTTTAA
- a CDS encoding glyoxalase superfamily protein, with protein sequence MSPQLPTAAQAKDQARQLRTKAGRDGAPLGHAKSLEIVAHRHGFRDWNTMSAAIANGPPHGWTVGSKVKGRFLSKPFTAHVVSVANVKPQWFRLELQLEEAIDVVTSDGFSNFRSRISGVVGPKGHSMERTSNGHAQLEVDLW encoded by the coding sequence ATGAGCCCGCAACTTCCGACAGCAGCGCAAGCGAAAGACCAAGCCCGACAATTGCGCACCAAGGCTGGCAGGGACGGCGCGCCTTTGGGTCATGCCAAGTCCCTTGAGATCGTTGCCCATCGGCACGGCTTTCGCGATTGGAACACGATGTCCGCCGCAATTGCCAATGGTCCTCCCCACGGGTGGACTGTTGGCAGCAAGGTGAAAGGCAGGTTCCTATCCAAACCGTTCACGGCGCATGTTGTGTCTGTGGCCAACGTCAAGCCGCAATGGTTCCGCTTGGAGCTGCAGCTGGAAGAGGCAATTGACGTCGTTACCTCCGACGGCTTCTCTAACTTCCGGTCGCGCATCAGCGGCGTTGTCGGCCCCAAGGGCCATTCGATGGAGCGAACAAGCAACGGCCATGCCCAACTTGAGGTCGATCTTTGGTGA
- a CDS encoding patatin-like phospholipase family protein — translation MSITINGEEKRIGLALSGGGFRAAAFHLGTFRKLQDLGLLDKVDLLSCVSGGSIAGAFLASHWGNPNVLDSLETYVRTRSIAVSSFLGGALNPFITRLDALAASYDKHLFQGATMSSLANGPRIYLNSTNLSTGNMFFYVAGGGLPEEMGEHELGQSSASNQKISDAVAASSSFPPVFPPLMVSETDFPNEETEFVTLTDGGVYDNLGVNPLMRMDRNRLDYALVSDGGKPFVINDAPTQSGSKVLIEAIGILMEQVRGLQFQRMALAHAAGSGPHPVWFSIDSKEGELHPGDSEFASSIGTNLKKLSEAEFTVLTRHAGALCEARIRKWAPELIQ, via the coding sequence GTGAGCATCACCATCAATGGCGAAGAAAAGCGGATCGGGTTGGCGTTGTCTGGCGGCGGGTTCCGCGCAGCAGCCTTCCACCTTGGCACCTTCCGCAAGCTTCAGGACCTGGGGCTGCTCGACAAGGTCGATCTCTTGTCCTGCGTCAGCGGCGGCAGCATCGCCGGGGCGTTTCTGGCCTCCCACTGGGGCAACCCGAATGTGTTGGATTCCTTGGAAACCTATGTGCGGACCCGCTCGATAGCGGTCTCTTCTTTCCTTGGCGGCGCGCTGAACCCGTTCATCACGCGGCTCGACGCATTGGCCGCATCTTACGATAAGCACCTGTTTCAAGGGGCCACCATGTCTAGCCTCGCCAACGGGCCGCGCATCTACCTCAATTCGACCAATCTCTCGACCGGCAACATGTTCTTCTACGTTGCGGGCGGCGGGCTGCCTGAGGAGATGGGAGAACACGAGCTGGGCCAATCCTCTGCGTCCAACCAGAAGATCAGCGATGCTGTGGCTGCGTCGTCATCCTTCCCGCCGGTCTTTCCGCCCCTTATGGTATCTGAAACCGATTTTCCGAATGAAGAGACCGAATTTGTCACGCTGACAGACGGCGGCGTCTACGACAATTTGGGGGTCAATCCGTTGATGCGGATGGACCGCAACCGGCTGGACTACGCTTTGGTCAGCGACGGTGGCAAACCGTTCGTGATCAATGATGCGCCCACGCAGTCCGGCTCAAAAGTGTTGATCGAGGCGATTGGCATCCTGATGGAACAGGTCCGCGGCCTGCAATTCCAACGCATGGCCCTGGCGCATGCCGCCGGTTCCGGCCCGCACCCGGTCTGGTTCTCCATCGACAGCAAGGAGGGGGAGCTTCACCCGGGCGATTCTGAATTCGCCTCCAGCATCGGCACCAACCTCAAAAAGCTCAGCGAGGCCGAGTTCACGGTGCTGACCCGCCACGCCGGAGCCCTCTGCGAGGCCCGTATCCGCAAATGGGCGCCGGAGCTTATTCAATAG
- a CDS encoding Na+/H+ antiporter subunit E, which yields MTKAVRWLLPHPALTVLLAITWSLLQNSLSAGMVVFGIILGIVIPIATARWWPDRPKSFRTWPMLRYCVLVIWDILVANVQVAWIVLTKPNSKMQPKWVVIPLELRSPEAISILASTITLTPGTVSADLSDAGHCLLVHALDAEDANAVRDEIKDRYERRLLEIFQ from the coding sequence ATCACCAAAGCTGTCCGCTGGCTCTTGCCGCACCCTGCGTTGACCGTGCTCCTGGCCATCACCTGGAGCCTGCTGCAAAACTCGCTCTCTGCCGGGATGGTGGTGTTCGGGATCATCCTTGGAATCGTCATTCCCATCGCTACTGCGCGCTGGTGGCCCGACCGCCCCAAGTCATTCCGCACCTGGCCGATGCTGCGCTACTGCGTGCTGGTAATCTGGGACATTCTGGTCGCCAATGTGCAAGTGGCTTGGATCGTCCTGACCAAGCCCAATTCCAAGATGCAACCGAAATGGGTGGTCATCCCGCTGGAGCTGCGCTCGCCGGAGGCGATCAGCATTTTGGCCAGCACCATCACGCTGACCCCGGGCACTGTGTCGGCTGACCTCTCTGACGCGGGTCATTGCCTGCTGGTGCACGCCCTTGATGCCGAGGACGCAAACGCCGTACGCGACGAGATCAAGGACCGCTACGAACGCCGCCTACTGGAGATTTTCCAATGA
- a CDS encoding TolC family outer membrane protein: MKTKVWRKVVGAAATVATLAITPTAASSETLQDALVAAYLNSNLLEQNRALLRATDEDVAVALSALRPQISAISTFGHADQATGPAGGNLSATVSVGLDLLLYDAGRTKLGVEAAKETVLATRAQLVNAEQQVLLNAVNAYVGVLRDARVVSLRQNNLRLITQELRAARDRFDVGEVTRTDVAQAEARLAEARGALAQAQGNLAISQELYVATVGKRPGNLSAIPSLPPLPGSVADARALGERNSPSIDQAQHEIRANELNAARARAAIRPTIGLTANAGHSRRNDNNSSIGLQMTVPIYQGGQLKALERKALAQVHASRSNLNQAVLIVRQNVSDSWSTLAVANAQLQASERQIRAAQVAFNGVREEAKLGARTTLDVLDAEQSLFDARTNRVVFETQVYAAAYQLLSSMGLLTVSDLKLPVKQYDPNEYFDAVKGAPVRRTKQGDKLDRILGRYQK, translated from the coding sequence ATGAAAACCAAAGTTTGGCGTAAGGTGGTTGGTGCCGCCGCGACAGTTGCAACGCTTGCTATCACCCCGACCGCCGCTTCGTCCGAGACCCTGCAAGACGCGTTGGTGGCGGCCTATCTCAATTCCAACCTGCTCGAGCAGAACCGTGCCTTGCTGCGCGCCACCGATGAAGACGTGGCTGTCGCGCTGTCGGCCCTGCGGCCGCAAATCTCGGCCATCTCGACGTTTGGACATGCCGATCAGGCCACCGGCCCGGCCGGCGGCAATCTTTCGGCCACGGTCAGCGTCGGCCTTGATCTGCTGCTCTATGATGCCGGGCGCACCAAGCTGGGGGTTGAGGCCGCCAAGGAGACGGTGCTCGCCACCCGTGCGCAGCTGGTAAATGCCGAGCAGCAGGTGCTGCTGAATGCGGTCAACGCTTATGTGGGGGTGCTGCGCGACGCGCGCGTGGTGTCGCTGCGCCAGAACAACCTGCGCCTGATTACCCAGGAACTGCGCGCCGCGCGGGATCGGTTTGACGTGGGTGAGGTGACCCGCACGGATGTGGCACAGGCCGAGGCCCGGCTGGCTGAGGCCCGCGGCGCGCTTGCTCAGGCGCAAGGCAATTTGGCCATTTCGCAGGAACTCTATGTGGCCACAGTCGGCAAACGCCCGGGGAACCTGAGCGCGATCCCGTCATTGCCGCCGCTGCCGGGCTCTGTCGCCGATGCCCGCGCCCTGGGGGAGCGTAACAGCCCCTCCATCGACCAGGCCCAGCACGAGATACGGGCCAACGAACTGAACGCCGCGCGCGCCCGCGCCGCAATCCGGCCCACCATTGGGCTGACCGCCAATGCTGGGCACAGCCGCCGCAATGACAACAACTCGTCCATCGGGCTGCAAATGACGGTGCCGATCTACCAAGGCGGGCAGCTAAAGGCATTGGAACGCAAGGCGCTCGCGCAGGTGCATGCGTCGCGGTCCAACCTCAATCAGGCGGTGCTGATCGTGCGCCAGAATGTGTCGGACAGCTGGTCGACGCTGGCCGTCGCCAATGCGCAGCTGCAGGCGTCTGAGCGCCAAATCCGCGCCGCGCAGGTGGCATTCAACGGGGTGCGTGAGGAGGCTAAACTTGGGGCCCGGACCACCCTCGACGTGCTAGATGCAGAGCAATCCCTGTTTGACGCCCGCACCAACCGCGTGGTGTTCGAGACACAGGTCTACGCTGCCGCATACCAGCTCTTGTCGTCCATGGGGTTGTTGACGGTCTCGGACCTCAAACTGCCTGTAAAACAATACGATCCCAACGAATATTTCGATGCCGTCAAGGGCGCTCCGGTACGTCGCACCAAGCAGGGCGACAAGCTCGATCGTATCCTCGGTCGCTATCAAAAGTAG